From Brienomyrus brachyistius isolate T26 chromosome 21, BBRACH_0.4, whole genome shotgun sequence, the proteins below share one genomic window:
- the kncn gene encoding LOW QUALITY PROTEIN: kinocilin (The sequence of the model RefSeq protein was modified relative to this genomic sequence to represent the inferred CDS: inserted 1 base in 1 codon), whose product MNAISIGEFXGLRVGSALLSIVAGCIIIGVSRECDADAVGGIFLGAGGLGLLIAVYPFIRAWLNFHHILPSLGHLRVHPMAPTPAAEQPADAMKREATQSQLNQERSKGRLGTEVPATAAQRRRG is encoded by the exons ATGAACGCCATCAGCATTGGGGAGT CTGGCCTGCGGGTGGGCTCAGCCCTGCTCAGCATTGTGGCGGGGTGCATCATCATCGGCGTGTCCCGCGAGTGTGACGCCGACGCTGTGGGGGGCATCTTCCTGGGCGCCGGAGGTCTGG GCCTACTCATCGCCGTCTACCCCTTCATCCGTGCCTGGCTCAACTTCCACCACATTCTACCTTCTCTTG GGCACCTCAGAGTCCATCCCATGGCACCGACCCCAGCAGCTGAGCAGCCAGCAGATGCCATGAAGAGGGAGG CGACTCAAAGCCAGCTGAACCAGGAGCGATCCAAGGGCCGACTGGGAACGGAAGTGCCAGCGACTGCAGCCCAGCGGAGGAGGGGGTAA
- the tmem275a gene encoding transmembrane protein 275: protein MMFTDRSSSTSVPKKPPKKKTRPQGLPSPALCCACGLCIMLAGINITLVGAFAFGTLLPGSNPAIVIGPVLLLVAFTFFGACCVCSRRPPAQGSRKLKGGGGGLGLTRTGGATFEIETSEHTLQDTTAVQLSPTNSLGSSRASSPPPDALSLAAGPGLPELTLDPNLAPDPRACKLFTMEGNGLTSACYSSSMAGGGCVRLNLPCDPAAT from the coding sequence ATGATGTTCACGGACAGGAGCTCGAGCACCTCTGTGCCCAAGAAGCCCCCGAAAAAGAAGACGCGGCCGCAGGGGCTGCCGTCACCGGCGCTGTGCTGCGCATGTggcctctgcatcatgctggcAGGCATCAACATCACGCTGGTGGGCGCCTTCGCGTTCGGCACGCTGCTGCCCGGCAGCAACCCCGCCATCGTCATCGggcctgtgctgctgctggtggccttCACCTTCTTCGGCGCGTGCTGTGTGTGCAGCCGGCGCCCCCCCGCCCAAGGCTCACGCAAGCTcaagggggggggcggtggtctGGGGCTGACACGGACGGGCGGTGCCACCTTCGAGATTGAGACCAGCGAGCACACTCTGCAGGACACCACCGCCGTGCAACTCAGCCCCACCAACTCACTGGGCTCGTCCCGcgcctccagccccccccccgatgccCTGAGCCTGGCCGCTGGCCCGGGACTCCCGGAGCTGACCCTGGACCCAAACCTCGCCCCCGACCCGCGGGCCTGCAAGCTCTTCACCATGGAAGGCAACGGCCTCACCTCCGCCTGCTACTCCAGCtccatggctgggggggggtgcgtcCGGCTCAATTTGCCATGTGACCCAGCTGCCACCTAG